The stretch of DNA TCCTATCTTCTCCCGTCTCCCACCTTCCTATCTGTCCCCGTCTCCCACCTTCCTATCTGCACCCGTCCCCGTCTCCCACCTTCCTATCTGCTCCCGTCTCCGTCTCCCACCCTCCTATCTGCTCCCGTCTCCCACCCTCCTATCTGCTCCCGTCTCCCACCCTCCTATCTGCTCCCGTCTCCCACCCTCCTATCTGCTCCCGTCTCCCACCCTCCTATCTTCTCCCGTCTCCCACCTTCCTATCTGCACCCGTCCCCGTCTCCCACCTTCCTATCTGCTCCCGTCTCCGTCTCCCACCCTCCCATCTGCTCTCGTCTCCCACCCTCCTATCTTCTCCCGTCTCCCACCCTCCTATCTTCTCCCGTCTCCCACCCTCCTATCTTCTCCCGTCTCCCACCCTCCTATCTGTCCCCGTCTCCCACCTTCCTATCTGCTCCCGTCTCCGTCTCCCACCCTCCCATCTGCTCCCGTCTCCCACCCTCCCATCTGCTCCCGTCTCCCACCTTCCTATCTGCACCCGTCCCCGTCTCCCACCTTCCTATCTGTCCCCGTCTCCCACCTTCCTATCTGCACCCGTCCCCGTCTCCCACCTTCCTATCTGCTCCCGTCTCCGTCTCCCACCCTCCTATCTGCTCCCGTCTCCCACCCTCCTATCTGCTCCCGTCTCCCACCTTCCTATCTGCACCCGTCCCCGTCTCCCACCCTCCTATCTGCTCCCGTCTCCCACCCTCCTATCTTCTCCCGTCTCCCACCTTCCTATCTGCACCCGTCCCCGTCTCCCACCTTCCTATCTGTACCCGTCCCCGTTTCCCACCTTCCTATCTGCACCCGTCTCCGTCTCCCACCCTCCTATCTGCTCCCGTCTCCCACCCTCCCATCTGCTCCCGTCTCCCACCCTCCTATCTTCTCCCGTCTCCCACCTTCCTATCTGTCCCCGTCTCCCACCCTCCCATCTGCTCCCGTCTCCCACCCTCCCATCTGCTCCCGTCTCCCACCCTCCCATCTGCTCCCGTCTCCCACCTTCCTATCTGCACCCGTCCCCATCTCCCACCCTCCTATCTGCTCCCGTCTCCCACCCTCCTATCTGCTCCCGTCTCCCACCCTCCTATCTGCTCCCGTCTCCCACCCTCCTATCTGCTCCCGTCTCCCACCCTCCTATCTGCTCCCGTCTCCCACCCTCCTATCTGCTCCCGTCTCCCACCTTCCTATCTGCACCCGTCCCCATCTCCCACCCTCCTATCTGCTCCCGTCTCCCACCCTCCTATCTTCTCCCGTCTCCCACCTTCCTATCTGCACCCGTCCTCGTCTCCCACCTTCCTATCTGTACCCGTCCCCGTTTCCCACCTTCCTATCTGCACCCGTCCCCGTCTCCCACCTTCCTATCTGCTCCCGTCTCCGTCTCCCACCCTCCTATCTGCTCCCGTCTCCCACCTTCCTATCTGCTCCCGTCCCCGTCTCCCACCTTCCTATCTGCTCCCGTCTCCGTCTCCCACCCTCCTATCTGCTCCCGTCTCCCAAACTCCTATCTGTACCCGTCCCCGTCTCCCACCCTCCTATCTGCTCCCGTCTCCCACCCTCCTATCTGTACCCGTCTCCGTCTCCCACCCTCCTATCTGCTCCCGTCTCCCAAACTCCTATCTGTACCCGTCCCCGTCTCCCACCTTCCTATCTGTACCCGTCCCCGTCTCCCACCCTCCTATCTGCTCCCGTCTCCCACCCTCCTATCTGCTCCCGTCTCCCACCCTCCTATCTTCTCCCGTCTCCCACCTTCCTATTTGCTCCCTCATTTGCTCCTCCCCTATTCATAATTTTTCTTGGGAATCTTGCAGGAAGCTACATAACAACCATCGGAGTGGACTTTAAGATCCGGACTATTGTTTTGGATGGAGAACGGGTAAAACTGCAGATCTGGGACACGGCGGGTCAGGAGAGGTTTCGGACCATCACCTCAACGTGAGCAAACTGGCCGATTGAGTCTTAGGTGGGACAGTAAGGTTGAAGGTGCCGAGGGCGGCTGGAGCTGGTGGGGACGGTGCAGGGATGGAGCGCTTATTGCAGGTACACATGATGGCGACTTGGTGTTTATCTTTTATAATCTGGTTGTTTTCTCAGGTATTACAGGAACACTCACGGGGTCATTGTGGTTTATGATGTCACCAACCCAGAATCCTTCATAAATGTGAAAAGATGGCTGCACGAAATCACTCAGAATTGTGATTCTGTGTGCACAGTGCTCGGTAAGTTCTCCACAGCACGGAACATAATGTGTGCGGACAGTGAGGCAATATTCAATAGACTGCCTCTGTATCCTGCATAGACTTGGTGTATCTCCTGTATAGTAGACTGCCTCTGTATCCTGCATAGACTTGGTGTATCTCCTGTATAGTAGACTGCCTCTGTACCCTGTATAGACTTGTTGTATCTCCTGTACAGTAGACTGCCTCTGTACCCTGTATAGACTTGGTGTATCTCCTGTACAGTAGACTGCCTCTGTATCCTGCATAGACTTGGTGTATCTCCTGTACAGTAGACTGCCTCTGTACCCTGTATAGACTTGGTGTATCTCCTGTACAGTAGACTGCCTCTGTACCCTGTATAGACTTGGTGTATCTCCTGTACAGTAGACTGCCTCTGTACCCTGTATAGACTTGTTGTATCTCCTGTATAGTAGACTGCCTCTGTATCCTGCATAGACTTGTTGTATCTCCTGTACAGTAGACTGCCTCTGTATCCTGCATAGACTTGTTGTATCTCCTGTATAGTAGACTGCCTCTGTATCCTGCATAGACTTGTTGTATCTCCTGTATAGTAGACTGCCTCTGTACCCTGTATAGACTTGGTGTATCTCCTGTACAGTAGACTGCCTCTGTATCCTGCATAGACTTGTTGTATCTCCTGTATAGTAGACTGCCTCTGTACCCTGTATAGACTTGGTGTATCTCCTGTACAGTAGACTGCCTCTGTACCCTGTATAGACTTGGTGTATCTCCTGTACAGTAGACTGCCTCTGTATCCTGCATAGACTTGGTGTATCTCCTGTATAGTAGACTGCCTCTGTACCCTGTATAGACTTGTTGTATCTCCTGTATAGTAGACTGCCTCTGTACCCTGTATAGACTTGGTGTATCTCCTGTACAGTAGACTGCCTCTGTATCCTGCATAGACTTGTTGTATCTCCTGTACAGTAGACTGCCTCTGTATCCTGCATAGACTTGGTGTATCTCCTGTACAGTAGACTGCCTCTGTATCCTGCATAGACTTGTTGTATCTCCTGTACAGTAGACTGCCTCTGTATCCTGCATAGACTTGTTGTATCTCCTGTACAGTAGACTGCCTCTGTATCCTGCATAGACTTGTTGTATCTCCTGTACAGTAGACTGCCTCTGTATCCTGCATAGACTTGGTGTATCTCCTGTATAGTAGACTGCCTCTGTACCCTGTATAGACTTGGTGTATCTCCTGTACAGTAGACTGCCTCTGTATCCTGCATAGACTTGTTGTATCTCCTGTATAGTAGACTGCCTCTGTATCCTGCATAGACTTGGTGTATCTCCTGTATAGTAGACTGCCCCTGTACCCTGTATAGACTTGGTGTATCTCCTGTACAGTAGACTGCCCCTGTACCCTGTATAGACTTGGTGTATCTCCTGTATAGTAGACTGCCTCTGTACCCTGTATAGACTTGGTGTATCTCCTGTACAGTAGACTGCCTCTGTACCCTGTATAGACTTGGTGTATCTCCTGTACAGTAGACTGCCTCTGTACCCTGTATAGACTTGTTGTATCTCCTGTACAGTAGACTGCCTCTGTACCCTGTATAGACTTGGTGTATCTCCTGTACAGTAGACTGCCTCTGTATCCTGCATAGACTTGTTGTATCTCCTGTATAGTAGACTGCCTCTGTATCCTGCATAGACTTGGTTCATCTCCTGTACAGTAGACtgcccctctatatactgtatagactTGGTTTATCTCCTGTACAGTAGACtgcccctctatatactgtatagactTGGTTTATCTCCTGTACATTAGACtgcccctctatatactgtatagactTGGTTCCTCTCCTGCACAGTAGACTGCCTCTGTATCCTGCATAGACTTGTTGTATCTCCTGTATAGTAGACTGCCTCTGTACCCTGTATAGACTTGGTGTATCTCCTGTACAGTAGACTGCCTCTGTACCCTGTATAGACTTGGTGTATCTCCTGTACTGTAGACTGCCCCTGTACCCTGTATAGACTTGGTGTATCTCCTGTGCAGTAGACTGCCTCTGTACCCTGTATAGACTTGTTGTATCTCCTGTATAGTAGACTGCCCCTGTACCCTGTATAGACTTGGTGTATCTCCTGTACAGTAGACTGCCTCTGTATCCTGCATAGACTTGTTGTATCTCCTGTATAGTAGACTGCCTCTGTACCCTGTATAGACTTGGTGTATCTCCTGTACAGTAGACTGCCTCTGTATCCTGCATAGACTTGTTGTATCTCCTGTACAGTAGACTGCCTCTGTACCCTGTATAGACTTGGTGTATCTCCTGTACAGTAGACTGCCTCTGTATCCTGCATAGACTTGTTGTATCTCCTGTATAGTAGACTGCCTCTGTACCCTGTATAGACTTGGTGTATCTCCTGTACAGTAGACTGCCTCTGTACCCTGTATAGACTTGGTTCATCTCCTGTACATTAGACTGCCCCTCTATCCTGCATAGACATGGTTCATCTCCTGTACAGTAGACTTCCCCTCTATCCTGCATAGACATGGTTCATCTCCTGTACAGTAGACTGCCTCTGTACCCTGCATAGACTTGGTTCCTCTCCTGTACATTAGACTGCCCCTCTATCCTGCATAGACTTGGTTCCTCTCCTGTACATTAGGCTGCCCCTCTATCCTGCATAGACATGGTTCATCTCCTGTACAGTAGACTGCCCCTCTATCCTGCATAGACATGGTTCATCTCCTGTACAGTAGACTGCCCCTCTATCCTGCATAGACTTGGTTTATCTCCTGTACATTAGACTGCCCCTCTATCCTGCGTAGACTTGGTTCCTCTCCTGTACAGTAGGCTGCCCCTCTATCCTGCATAGACTTGGTTCCTCTCCTGTACAGTAGACTGCCCCTCTATCCTGCATAGACTTGGTTCATCTTCTGTACATTAGACTGCCCCTCTATCCTGCATAGACATGGTTCATCTCCTGTACAGCAGACTGCCCCTCTATCCTGCGTAGACTTGGTTTATGATGTCCTGGACTGTGCTGCAGGTCCTGAGACTTCTCCTCGGTGGTGGCACTGGCCTCTTGCTGTTCCCAGCCATGTTGCACTGACTGAGGCGCCTCTCCTGACCGCGTCTCTCACCCGCCATGCCGCACGTTTTTCCTTCACAGTGGGTAATAAAGATGACGACTCCTCCCGAAAACGTGTTGAAACTGTGGACGCAAAAAGGTTCAGCGACCAGATGGGAGTCCGAATGTTTGAGACGAGTGCAAAGGAGAACCGCAATGTAGAGGAGGTGAGAGGAGCCTGCTGCGCGGGGGGCGTGTACATAGCTGTGGACGGGGCCCCCACCAGGGATCGCAGGGGCCTCCCAGCCATAGACCGCTGATTGACCGCCCAGTGTCTGGGGCCCCCGGATGCTGCTCCCATGTGGGGTTCTGGGGATACTCGGCCCTTGTCTTCAGTCTTGGTGCCTCTTGTTTGGGGGTCACTGTGATGCAGCTTTCTCATCTGCAGGTTTAGAACATGGCTGTGGCCCCCAGGAGCCACTGATCCCTGTCTAATGACTCTGTCATTAGATACTTCCAGTCTCCAGTGCTGGGGATGAGGTTCAGAAGTGCAGAGCAGCCTGAATAATGTGTGTGGAGGAGGGGGCCACACACCGGCTCCATTCACTGCCGGGGGCGGAGGGCTGCGTACACACCGCCATATTGTGTGTGTGCACCGGAGACCACTGTACCACACATGTCTGCCGTGCTGAGCCCTGGTACATGTGACCGATATCattctcttataacgctccagtactgatataacctccagagacattacatcctatgtgactgatatcagccgctcctcttataacgctccagcactgatataacctccagagacattacatcacatgtgactgatatcagccgctcctcttataacgctccagcactgatataacctccagagacattacatcatatgtgactgatatcagccgctcctcttataatgctccagcactgatataacctccagagacattacatcatatgtgactgatatcggccgctcctcttataacgctccagcactgatataacctccagagacatcacatcacatgtgactgatatcagccgctcctcttataacgctccagcgctgatataacctccagagacatgaaTGCCTTTCCTGTCCTTTTTGTGGCCCTATAGTTTTCTCATATCCCATGTGGGGCCCTGTGGTGCTTTCATGATCTATCCTGACCCTTTTGGGGCCCGTAGTGCTTTCTTAATTCGCCCTGTcctgtgtgtggaccgggggctcTCTCATGACCTCTCCTGATCTGTGTTGTGATCTAATAACCTCACCTGCCTTGTGTGGCGCTCTCGTGACcactccggacctgtgtgtggcgcTCTTGTGGCCTGTGTGTGGCGCTCTTGTGGCCTGTGTGTGGCGCTCTTGTGGCCTGTGTGTGGCGCTCTTGTGGCCTGTGTGTGGCGCTCTTGTGGCCTGTGTGTGGCGCTCTTGTGGCCTGTGTGTGGCGCTCTTGTGGCCTGTGTGTGGCGCTCTTGTGGCCTGTGTGTGGCGCTCTTGTGGCCTGTGTGTGGCGCTCTTGTGGCCTGTGTGTGGCGCTCTTgtgacctgtgtgtgtgtggcgcTCTTgtgacctgtgtgtgtgtggcgcTCTTgtgacctgtgtgtgtgtggcgcTCTTgtgacctgtgtgtgtgtggcgcTCTTgtgacctgtgtgtgtgtggcgcTCTTgtgacctgtgtgtgtgtggcgcTCTTgtgacctgtgtgtgtgtggcgcTCTTgtgacctgtgtgtgtgtggcgcTCTTgtgacctgtgtgtgtgtggcgcTCTTGTGACCTGTGTGTGTGGCGCTCTTGTGACCTGTGTGTGTGGCGCTCTTGTGACCTGTGTGTGTGGCGCTCTTGTGACCTGTGTGTGTGGCGCTCTTGTGACCTGTGTGTGTGGCGCGCTCTTGTGACCTGTGTGTGTGGCGCGCTCTTGTGACCTGTGTGTGGCGCGCTCTTGTGGCCTGTGTGTGGCGCTCTCGTGAcctctcctcctcttctctgCAGATGTTCATGACGGTCGCCCGGTTGGTCCTGAGGATGAAGAAGGAGAGTCAGGCCAGACTGCGACCTGCCGAGGTGGTGACCATCACCAAGACCAAGAAGAAACCACACGTCAAGAGATGCTGCTGAGGGCCCCACCAGGAAGAACTGGAAATGGACTGATGTGTGAGGAGAGATGGGGGAAGTTGGGTGCTACACAGGAGACGATGGGTGTTATTGTTCAGACTGTGGGTCCGTGGAGAAGAGGAGCAGTGGATGATAGAGCGTGGTCACTCTAGGAACAGCAGAGAATAGGGGTTGTAGTCGACGTGATGGGTATGGTATGACTCCAGGAATGACAGATAATGGGGGTTGTATTCTACGTGGTTGGTTACTATAAGACCCTTAGGGATAACAGAGAATGGGGGTTGTAGTCAATATGATGGGGCATTGTATTGCTCCAGGAATGGCAGAGAATGGGGGTTGTAGTCCATATGATGGGGCATTGTATGGCTCCAGGAATGACAGATAATGGGGGTTGTAGTCCATATGATGGGGCATTGTATGGCTCCAGGAATGGCAGAGAATGGGGGTTGTAGTCCATGTGATGGGGCATTGTATGGCAGAGAATGGGGGTTGTAGTCCACGTGGTTGAATACTATAGGACCCTTGGAATAACAGAAAATGGGGGTTTTATTGAAGGTTGTGGGACATGGTAGAGATTGGGGGTTGTAGTCCATGAGGTGGGGTGATTCATTTGTTTATCCTTCCCAGCATTCCCTCTGCTTTCATTGACCAATCGGAGCGCTGCGCTGCGGCTGCCGTGTATCCTGAACAGGAATATTCGCTATTTTTGCATTCCGATAATTAACAGATGATAATAAAGGCGATTTTTCTAGATCAGCGTCTACGAGTCGTCCTCGCTCCGGCGGCCGCTGCTCCCTGGCTCCGCCTCTGGCGCCGCTGCTCGCTCTTCTCCAGGACTTGCCAGCATCTCTTTATACTGGCGCTTGAAGAATCCAAGCTGTAAGGAAAGTGAGGCTCAGTCCTTGTACCTCCCTGgagatcctctgtgctgctgtggacaGTTCACTCACCTTGTATAGCCCTGCAGAGATGGCGGCGAAGAgcagcagcccccccccacagctcCCAATAATCAGGGGGTAGTAGTTATACTGGCCGCAGATCTCCAGCACCGTCTGGGCCTGCAGAGGGAAGGGAGGTGTAATCACAACCTTGTACAGCAGGAGGCCCGAAGGGTTAACGGCACTGGACCAGGGAGGAGACCCAAAGGggccacagcgcccccccccccccccccccccccccccgcaggagATTGTAAGTCTGGTACCTGAGCCCGGATAAAGCGCTGCTCCTGCTCCAGGACGTGACGGAAGAGCTGACAATCGTAGACGACCTCGGCCGAGCTCTGCAGGGACAGGCTCCTCGCTTCTGTCTGACAGCAGAAAACAACAACCCTCATCATTCACCCAAACAGGAAGTGTGTGCCCCACATCAGCCACAGAGAGGAGGTGAGCAACTGCATCCAGAGGAGCAAGCGCCGATCGCAGACACCAAGGGGCCGACCAGACTGGTctatagggggcagtgttatagcaggtatatacctgtacataggaggcagtattatagcaggtatagtcctgtacatagggggcagtgttatagcaggtatatacctgtacatagggggcagtgttatagcaggtatatacctgtacataggagcagtattatagtagttatattcctgtacataggagcagtattatagtagttatattcctgtacataggagcagtattatagtagttatattcttgtacatagtagcagtattatagtagttatattcttgtacataggaggcagtattatagtagttatattcttgtacataggagcagtattttagtagttatattcttgtacataggagcagtattatagtagttatattcttgtacataggagcagtagtatagtagttatattcttgtacatagggggcagtgttatagcaggtatatacctgtacataggaggcagtgttatagcagGTATAGTCCTGTACATGGGGCAGTGTTATAGcaggtatatacctgtacataggagcagtattatagcaggtatatacctgtacataggaggcagtattatagttgttacagtgatatgcaaaatttgggcacccctggtcacaaTTACTGTTACTGTATATGTGAAAAGGCttttttgacctttcttctggtgacctttcttctggataggtcatcagtatctgataggtgggggtctgacacccaggacccctgccgatcagctgtttttagAAGGCACCATCACCCctgggagcgccactgccttctcacagctcaaCAAGCACAGTGCCCTACAGTGTATAGTG from Bufo bufo chromosome 7, aBufBuf1.1, whole genome shotgun sequence encodes:
- the LOC121007623 gene encoding ras-related protein Rab-35-like — translated: MAAKDYDHLFKLLLIGDSGVGKSSLLLRFSDNSFSGSYITTIGVDFKIRTIVLDGERVKLQIWDTAGQERFRTITSTYYRNTHGVIVVYDVTNPESFINVKRWLHEITQNCDSVCTVLVGNKDDDSSRKRVETVDAKRFSDQMGVRMFETSAKENRNVEEMFMTVARLVLRMKKESQARLRPAEVVTITKTKKKPHVKRCC